The nucleotide window GTTATTTCGATAAGGTTCTCGCGAAGTTCGGGAATACCGAGTACGGCCGCGACGCGCTCTACTGGAAGGGAAAGAGCCTGATCGAGATGGGGCGTTATAACGACGCGGTGAGCGTGTTCGAGGACTACCTCGTGCGCTATCCGACCACCGGTATGTCCGACGAGATCTACCTGTTTATCGGCAACGCCAGCGCGAAGATCGGGAAATTCGACCAGGCGCTGAAGTACTACAACACGGTACTGACGAAAAATAATGAAAACGCCCCGCTGGCGATCAACGCTATCGCATGGGTATATATCCAGAAAGAGGAATACCCCCGCGCGGTCGATTATCTGAACGACCTCATTAAAAAATTCCCCGCTCATCCGCTTGTGCCCCGCGCGTATTATAGTCTGGGGATTATCAACTATAACCTGAAGAATTATCCCGAGGCGGAGAAGTACTTCCGCAAAGTGGTCGACCAGTACGGGAATTCTCCCTATGCAGTCGACGCCGCGGTCAAGTTCTCGTGGCTCTATATGAAGGATCAGCGTTACGATCTCGCGATCAATTATCTCCTGCCGATCCTGTCGAAGTCCCAGTCCGACGAGCAGAAAGCCGAGGTGTATAATCTTTTAGGATGGTGCTACTTCGGGAAAAAAGAGTACGCGAAGGCTATCGGGTATTTCGACAGCTGTGTGAAAACTACCGCCGATAAAACCAAAAAGCTCGAATCGGTGCTTTATATCGCCAAGTCCTATTATAATTCTAAAAATATTAACGACGCTCTCGCCACCTATGATAAATATATCGCGATGGCTAAAGAATTCGGGATGACCAAGGATATCCCGGCGGTCATGTCGGATATCGCATGGAGCCATATCGAGAACGGCGAGGAGAAGATGGCGATCGACGTATTTAACTCGATTGTCGCGGAGTATAAGGACAATCCCTATACGGTCGAGGCGCTCTATAAGCTGGCCACTTATTTTTACGGCGACGCCCGTTATAACGAGGCAATCCAGCGGTTCAACCAGATTATATCGGGATATCCCCAGAGCGAGCTCGCGAGCAATTCCCTGTACTGGATCGCGTGGTGTTACTTCTATCTCGGGCAGAAGGATAAATCGCTGGATTATTTCGAGAACTATCTCACTAAATACCCGAAGGGCTATTTTGCCTCCGATGCGAACTACTATATAGCGGATACTTATTACCAGCTGAATAATATGTCTAAGGCGAAATTCTACTACCAGAAGCTGATCACCGATTATCCCGCGTCTTTGCAGGCCGATAAGGCTCAGATCAAGCTCGCGGAGATCAAGCTGAAAGATGAAGCGAAGGGGAACGAGGAAGCCTACCTGCTTCAATTAATCGAGCAGGCGAAATCCGCGCAGGGGAAGGCGATGGCGCAGCTTCATCTCGCGCAGTATTATATCCGTCTCCAGCAGGTAGCGAAGGCGTTACCGCTCCTCAACGAGGTAAAGAACAAGACGACCGGCGAAGAGGCCGCGCAGGCCAGTTTCGAACTGGGCGAAATCTACCGCAACCAGGGGAAATATAGCGACGCGCTCGATTACTACGGGTCGATATTCTATGTCTATAAATTTCAGGCTTTGTACGAACAGTCGCTGTACTGGTTCGCGTACTGCTCCTACCAGATGAACAACGCGAAGGAAGCGGTGCCGATCCTGAATCTCCTGATCCAGAAATACCCGTCGAGCGAATGGGCGGCTAAGGGGAAGGAACTCCTGAAACTTATCGGGGGGTAACGCTTTCGAGTAGATGACCGGCGATCGCCTTGGCGGGATTGTCTTTTTTCAGCAATGCGAGATTCTTGAGATATGATTTTTTATTCTTGACTATGGTATCGATCGAGTAAAGCAGGCTCTCCGACGTGAGACCGGTCTCGGTCAGGAGGATTCCCGCCGAATTGGACGCAAGATAATCCGCGTTGAGATACTGGTGATTGTCCGGCGAGTTAGTGATGGGTATAACGACCGCCGGGACTTCTATCTGGATGCTTTCCGATATGGACGACGCCCCGCCGCGCATGACCACGCAGTCCGCCGCCGAGAAAAATAAATCCATCCGGTCGATAAAGCGGAACGGTTTCACGTTTTTATACCTGCCGGATATTTCCGCGAGCGCTCCCTCTTTTTCGAGGCGTTCGTACTCCACCGCTCCCATACTCCAAATTACCCCGGTATTCCGGGACAGCAGTTCGGGCAGGATATCCGTGACGGCGGAATTGATCTTCTGCGCGCCCTGACTCCCCCCGGTAATCCCCACAACATGCTTGTATCCGTCCAATCCGAAAAATTTCAGCGCGGCGTCGCGCGGGGATTTTTCGCGGAAGATGGACGGGCTCCCTGTGTGGTTTATTTTATCCGTGCGGAGTTTCGCGGTCTGGGGGAATGTGGTATAGACCGCGCGCGCGAACTTGGAATAGTAACGGTTGGTGACCCCGGCGATGCTGTTCTGCTCGGCGATAAAAAGCGGCTTCCGCAGGATACGCGCGGATAACGCCACCGGGTTGGAGACATAACCCCCGGTAGTCAGCACCGCGTCGGGATTCCATTTACGGATGATGCGGAATATTGAGAAGAACGCGCGGATGAGCTTGAATATATAGACCGGGGTCTTGAGCGAGAGTTTACGGGATATACCCTGTATTTCGACGAATATCCGGTCGGATTCGGCGATACGCGAGGCGACATTGTACTTCATGTCGGTATTGCGCAGGACATAACGGCATTCGATACCGCGCGCGCGGAGTTCCTCGTATAACGCGATCCCCGGAACCAGATGCCCGCCGGTACCGCCCCCGCTCATTAAAATTTTCATCGGTAGTTTAATTCCCCTGCAGTGTCAGTTTCCAATAGGTGTATCCGCTCTTTCCGCCGATTGCCGAAACCCCCGAGGCAATATTCGACTTCACCGTCCATGTCATGTGCAGATCGTCGGTGAAGGAGTAAAAGACGTAGGTATTGGTGGTATTATCGGCTATTGTCAGCCGGGATAACGCTTCACGGACGTAGTAGTCGTTAGTGGTAATATTAGTGGTATAACCGTAGAAGCAGGCGATCATAGTGAGCGAATCGAAGCTGTATTTCATAAACGTATTGGTGGACTGGTAATTAGTGACTATCCCGTTGGTGGTCTTCGTCTCGGAGACATACCAAGTACCCTGAAAACGGGAAAGGTCGCTTACTTCGCCGCAGGCCGCGAGTGACAATGAAATTAGGACGGCAATGAAAGAAATATATATTTTCATAAGTTTTTAGAAAAAAAAGCCTGTGGAATCGATCCACAGGCAATTCATCAAAGGATCGATCTTATTCGAGACCCTTGGTCTGACCGGCATCTTTGTTAACAGGGGCCGGAGCGGGCTTAACAACGTTGGTGTCAACGGGAGCCGCAACGTTAGTAGCAGCAGCAGGAGCAACGTTGGTGGTTACAGCCGCGGGAGCCGCGTTAGTAGCAGTAGCAGCAGTTTTGCCGCCGCAGCTGATTAAGGTAAGGCTCAAGGCGATCCCAAAAACCATAGCAAGGATTGTTCTCATGATGTCCTCCAAAAAGAATTTTGAATATTATAGACCCTTTTATATTTTTATGCAAGTATATTGAGGAACCTCAGTAATTTTTCGGTATCCTGATTAATAAATCCTGTATTATCAGCGTTTTCATCTCGCTGAAAAATATTCCGCACGATCCGGATTCGAACGGGAGATGGCTGTCGTAGTAGACGGGAATGTTATCGAAAAAGATTCCCATGGTATCATCGGCGGTAAAGAACTCGATATTATACATGGTCTCGGATACGATAGGCATATCGATGATCGGCTCCTTGATCTCTTCCTGTCCGTCGATCATGTACACGAAGAAGTAACGGTTCTCGTCCATATCGAGTTTCATGGAGACATAGTTCTTTTCATCCATCCATTTCAGGTATATCTCAAATACGCATTTCCCTTCGCGCTTATTTTTTTCCACCGTATCCATATACAGATCGAAAAACATATTGACCGCGCTGATGGAATTATCGTTATAAACATAGTAACCGGACTTCGATTTATTGACGATATATTCCGTACCGGATTCTTCGACCGTTTTAACATTTTTCCCGGAAATATACTTCGCCTTCTGTTTGACCATATTGTTCTGGGCGAGACTGAAAGCAGGGATATTCTTATCGATCTTGTCGATCATGTCCATATATTTTTTATCGAGATTTTTCAGGATTTTTTCGATATTTTTCGCCGGACTGACATAGGAGATCAGGTATTCCGTATCGGTCGGTTTCGCTTCAAATTTTACGGCAATACCGATCACTTCCTCCTTGGTGTTAAAGACCGGCCCGCCCGAACATCCCTTGATTACGGGAAGGTCGCAGGCGTATAACGGGACGTTCTCCATATAACGGTATACCTCATCTTTATAAGTTCCGAGTATTCGTTTCAGTTCGATGATGCCGTAGGGATATCCCATCACCATGATCGGATCTTCCGACGCGATATTCGGTGCGGCCACCGAGATTTTACTTTTTCCCTTGAGGTAATTATAAGGCACATCTCTGTAGTCGTTCTTCCCGGTCGAGTATCCCAAGGGGTAGAGTATGGCGATATCGTTGGCATGATCGCGGTAGCAGGGGCGTAGGAAGAAATGCTGCCCGTTGTAATCCATCTGGACGTTTACCGAGGTGCCGACGACATGGTCGGCGGTAATGACAAATCCCTCGGCAGTCAGGAAACCCGACCCCATACCCTGATTGTTGGAGAGACGCACAACCACATCTTTATATTTTATATACGTCTGCTTGAAGACGGATTCGGTCTTGGATTGGGCGCCGAGCATGGCGGGAAGGGTAATGATGAAAAACATCGCTATAACGGGAAATTTCCTCATGCGCATAGGTTCCTCCAATTCGGATTTTTATATTATACTATATGGAGTTATTTTTCAAGTAATCGGACGGTTTATTGAGAAAAAACGGGGAATCAGGGATTTATCCGGCGATAGAGGTTAATCCATTGCTCAGGGGAGATTTCCTCCGGGCGCGCGGAATGGGGAATGCCGAGAGCGTCAAGCGCATCCGGCGGGAAGCCTGATTTTTTAAAATTATTCCCGATCGTTTTTCGTTTCATACCGAAGCACGCGGATAAGAACTGCTTCACGGCGCCCTGCCGGAGACGTACCTTCTTTTTCGTCAGAGAGACCACAAAGGAATCGACGGACGGTTCCGGGAAGAAGCATTTTCGCGATACCGGGAAGAGCTGCCACACGCTTAAAAAAGTCTGGCATAAGACGCTCATTACCCCGTAGCCGGGCATCCCCGGGCGGGCGGTCATTTTTTCCAGAAACTCCTTCTGTATCATAATCAGCCCGCGCTTGAATACGGGATACTCGATAAAACGTTTCACCGCCTCGCCGCTGATGGAATAAGGGAGATTGGACAGGAAAAATAATTCGGGCAGATCTAATTCCGCCGGGTCGTATTTCAGGAAGTCCGCATGGATGAGACGGATATGCTCCGGCAGGGGAAATCCGCTGAGCAGGCGATGCACCCCCGCGTCAATCTCGAGCGAGTATACCGGGTTCGTATCGGGGAGGAGTATGGTTAACGCCGCCATACCCGTACCGACCTCGAAGACAGGGAGGCCTGGCACGACAAGCTCGACTATCCGTTCGGCGGTATTCCGGTCGATCAGGTAATTCTGGCCGCGCGTCTTCGATAACCGGATTCCGGCATCGGCGAACAGTTTTTTAAGCTGAACCGGAGAGAACGGGTTCAGCTCAATCGGTGGCAAGCCCATAGCTCCAACTATATATACCGCCTGCGAGCATCACAACATTGGTAGCGCCGGATTTTCGTAACGACATGTAAATATTTTTCTGAATAATATCCTCATTCGAGTAGAGAATCAATAGATAGGGCTGATTTATCATGTACATTAAATTACTGGGTTTAAGATATGAAATGTTTTTTGCAGTTGCAATATGTCCGCTTTCATAGCTGCTCGCAGGGCGAAGATCGATAAGTCTATATGGTTCATTATAATCTATCATATACTTCAGTTCCATCGCGGAAATATACTCGCCGAAGGTATTTTTAATAAATCCTGTAGTTTCTTCTCCGCACGAAGCGACCAGTACTGCCGATAGTAAAATACCTGCTAACCATACGCTACTTTTTTTCATTGTCGATTTTCTCCTTTAATTCCCGGATAGTTTTTACCAACTCGGGAAGTTTTTCCTCCGCCGCGAAAATCCTCCTCGTGAGGATTGCGTCCCGCGCGGGGATACCTAATAATACGCTGTTCGATTCAATCTTCTTCTTCTCGACGCCCGCTTTGGCGAGAATAACTACGTTATCGCCGATCGTAATATGATCCGCGATCCCGACCTGTCCGGCGAAGATACAGTTCTTACCGACAGTCGAACTCCCCGCGATCCCGACCTGCGAGACTATAATCGAATGATCGCCGATTTTACAATTATGCCCGATCTGCACCAGGTTATCGATCTTGACATCTTCGCCGATCAATGTCGTACCGATTGTAGCGCGGTCGATTGTGACGCATGCTCCGATCTCGGTATCGTTACCGACAACAATCGTACCGATCTGGGCTAGTTTGTGGTTCTTCCCGCCGTCCTGTATATAGCCGAATCCGTCCCCGCCGATCACGCTGTTATGATGGATAATCACACGGTCGCCGAGCACAGTCAGGTCGTCTACCTTAACCCCGGACTTTAGGACGCAGTCTTTTCCTATCCGGGCGCCCCGTCCGATAAACACATGGGGATAAATTACCGTGTTATCGCCAATCTCCGCGTCGTCCATCACGCACGCGAACGGCATGACGGTCACATTTTTCCCGATTTTCGCACTCCCGGCGATATAAGTATTAGGGTAATCTTTCCCGGAATAAGTTTGATACGGCGAAAATAATTCCAGTACCGTGGAGAATGCCAGCTTGGGATTTTCCGTCTTGATGACGGGCTTGGTGTCGCATTCGAGATTTTGCGGCAGGAGAAGCGCGGAAACATTGCTTTGGGACATGATCGCTAATGCGTTTTTGTTCTCGGCGTAACCCAATGTCCCCTCGGCCTGAAAGTCGAGATTGGACACGCCTCTGATTTCGATATCGTTCCCCCGCATTTGACCGTTAACCAGTTTAGCTATTTCTGACAGCTTCATTTTAAGCTCCTTGAGATGCGGAATGTTGGAACACTTCATCATACAGGGAATCGAAAAATATCTCAAGAAGCAAGCAGATTCCCGGTGGGAAGCGAGGGAAATAACTTGGAAAAAACTGGATTTCTTTTAACTTCCATGCTACAATATTAAGCTAAAATTCGGACTGCAATAAATGTCCGTGAGAGGAGTATTGAATTGGCAGTACATATTCGTTTAATGCGCATCGGCAAACGAAAGCGCCCGTATTACAGAATAGTGGTTTCGGATCAGCGTAACGCCCGGGGAAGCGCTTACCTCGAGTCGTTGGGCTACTATCATCCGATGGAGAAAGATTGCCCTACCAAGATCGACTTAGAGAAGTTCAGCGATTGGATCGGCAAAGGGGCGCAGCCTACTTTGATAGTCCAGAATATAGTCAATAAAATTAAAAAGGCGGGGGCGTCGAACTAATTTTCTGATTCAATTGCGGAGGTACGATGATTGAGAAGGATATCGTGGAGATGCTCGCCAAGAGTCTAGTGGCGAATCCCGATGACGTAAATGTTCAGGTTGTCGAAGGGGAGAAATCGACAATACTCGAACTGAAAGTCGGGACAGGTGACGTGGGTAAGGTAATCGGAAAAGGCGGGGTAATCGCTAAGGCAATCCGGACGCTGATTAACGCTGTTTCGGTTAAAAACGGAAGACGAGTAATATTGGAGATTTTAGATTAATCCGGGATGAATAAATTACTAATCGGTAAAATTGTTAAACCCTTCGGTATCAAGGGCGAGGTATTTCTGGATTTTTTCGCCGACGACGCCGGGATACTCGAAGAGTCGGAATATTTCTATATTCGGGACGTCCGTAAACCGGACGCTTACCGGAAACTGAATATTCTGGAAATGAAGGATAACGCGCAGATGTTATCCGACTCCATTCGGGTGATCGCGAGGATAGATATTTCTCCTGACCGAAATCAGGCGGAACTTCTTCGGGATACCGACATATTTATCGATGAGGACAAACTCCCGGTACTCGACTCGAACGAGTATTATATTAAAGACCTCATCGGTTTGGAGGTTTTCTATCTGTCGGAATTATTCGGCGTGATTGAGAATGTTATCCAAATCGGCGAGAGGTATGTTTTTTTTATCGATAAGACGGACAAACGGAAGATCGCCGTGCCGATGGAAGAGAAATATCTCGAGCAAATAGATTTAGCCGCGAAAAAAGTAGTTCTCCGCTCGATTGAGGAATTGCTCTAAGTGCGGTTTTATATTCTGACTATTTTCCCGGAGATCGTGAGGGGTTACTGGGAACAGGGGATACTTTCCAAGGCGGCGGATAACGGACTGCTGACGGTCGAGACAATCGACCTGAGGGATTTCTCGCGGAACAAGTACCGTAAGATCGATAAACCGATCTACGGCGCGGGACGCGGGATGTTATTCGAGGCCGGGCCTCTTTCGGACGCGGTCGATTCGGTTAAATCGGCCGACCCGTCGGTAAAGACGGTTTTCCTGACTCCCTCGGGGAAAAAGTTCGATAACCGGGTCGCGAAGGAATTGGCGAAAGAAAATTCGCTTCTTCTGATCGCCGCGCGGTACGAGGGGATTGACGAACGTTTTATCAGGACGAAAGTCGATTATGAAATATCGGTCGGGGATTATGTCCTGACCGGCGGGGAACTTCCCGCGATGGCGGTGGCGGACGCGGTTTCGCGGTTTTTGCCGGGCGCTGTAAAGGACGAGTCGGTCAGCGACGAGAGTTTCGAGAACGGGCTATTGGAATACGGGCATTATACCGAGCCGGTCGTTTTCGACGGTATCGAAGTGCCGGAAGTGCTCAGGAGCGGGGATCATCGTGCCGTAGCGGAGTACCGTTTCTACGAGAGCCTGAAGAAGACATACTTTAACCGGCCGGACTTGTTTGAGAAATGGATGCCGGAACTGAAGGCAAGCGAAAGCGGGAATAAACTGACCCGCCTGAAGAAAGAAAATAACGAATGGGAAAAAATACTCAAATATATAGAGAAAATCTCGAAGGAGTGGAAAAATGTCGGACGAAATAAACAAGAATGAGGAAGCGGTAAACGAGACCCCGGCGGCGGAAACGCCTGTAGCCGAGGCTGCGCCCGCACAGCCTGCCGCGCCCGTAGTGCGCAAAAAGAATACTCTGGCGGATGTAAACGCCCTCCTTCTTCAGGAACAGAATAACAAAGGCCGGTTCCCGGTATTCAATATCGGCGACACCGTCCGTGTTTTCGTAAAGATCAAGGAAGGACAGAAAGAACGCGTACAGCCCTACGAGGGCGTGGTGATGGCGTTACGTCACGGCGGGGTTCAGGAGAGCTTCATCGTGCGCCGTATCAGCCAGAGCGTCGCGATCGAACGTATCTTCCCGCTTCATTCGCCGTACCTGGAGAAGATCGAAGTAGTCCGCAGAGGACGCGTGCGCCGCGCGAAACTTTATTATCTCCGCGGTAGATTCGGCCGCGCGGCTAAGATTACCGAGAAGGTGGGAGTTCACAACGCCAAGAAGGCGGCGGCTGACAACTCTTCCGAAGTCAAGGAATAGGCCGAGGAATGAAACATCCCTCGAAAGACGTACTCCTGTCTTTTGAGAATGAACTTTTACGGAAAGGATATTCACATATCGCAGGCATCGACGAGGCGGGACGCGGCCCAATAGCAGGTCCCGTGGTCGCTGCCTGCGTTCTCTTTAAGCAGCCCGCGTTCATCGAAGGGGTATGGGATTCCAAAATGGTACCCGCCGCCGAGCGCGAACGTCTCTACGACCGGATACTCGAATCATGCGAGGCATACGGCGTCGGTATAATTGACAATCTGATCATCGATAAAATCAACATACTGGAAGCGACCAAGCTCGCCATGCGCACCGCGCTCGAACAGGTCATCGGGAGCGGCAAGGGCGCGCATTATGTACTGATCGACGCGGTCAAGCTGCAAACGGATATCCCGGTGCAGGCGATTATCAAGGGCGACAGTAAATCGTTCTCGATAGGCGCGGCGTCGATTATCGCGAAAGTCACCCGCGACCGCCTGATGGCGCGTCTCCATCAGGAATATCCCGATTACGCGTGGGACCGGAATAAGGGCTATCCGACGCTACTCCATAGGGAGTTGGTGAGGAAGCACGGGCTTACCCCGTACCACCGGCGGAGCTTTCGGATACTCTGACGCTCTTATTATATTAAGTTGTTAGGCTAACTAATATCATCCTCTATTCGCCAGAGTGTTTTTCCTGTCACTGCGAGTACCCGAAGGGTGTGAAGCAGTCTTTCTAACTCATTATAAGCGTTAAAAATAGATTGCTTCGGCTTACGCCTCGCAATGACATAGAATACTCATTACAACACCTTTTGGGACAGCCCCTTTGCTATGACATGGGTTGGGACTACGGGCGGTGTGCTCTGATAAATTCGGTGGGCGCAACATATCCCGATTTGTTCATCGAATACCCGAGCCCGTTGCCGAGATACATATTCGTACGGATTTCGAAATGCAGGTGGGCGAGGTAAAACCCGTCGAGATTCCCGATAGTCCCGATCACCTGCCCGCGCTTGACGATATCGAAACGGTTCACCATAATATCCTTCAGGTGCCCGTACAGGCTCTCCGCATAGACGGGATTTTCCGCGGTTCCGGTATTATGGACAATCCGCACGACATTGCCCCATCCGCCCTGTGCGTCCTCCGCGTAAACGACAATCCCGTCGGCAATACTGTACACATAGTCGCCCAGATCGGAGTTGCCCCCTCCGTTACCGTTCCAGTCCTCGCCGAGGTGATAATTCTCCCCGAACGGCTGCGCGTCGTAATACCCCTTCGCGTCGGGAGGCCCCACCGGGAAATCGAACCCGTCCGCGACGGGGCATTTATCCTTCAGGATATCCTCTATATCAGTGCTGTCCGATACCGCCTGCGACGGGACGATATGCTGGGAATTGGTGATCAGCGTGAGGGTGAGGAACGCGAGAAGCAGCCCGGACGCGAGAAATATCAGTACTTTAAAGGGCGTCGGCACATTTTACTCCTTGGCCATTTAATATTGGGCACTTCTAAAAACTCAGACGAGTTCTTAGAAAGTTCAAGAAATACTCCTACTTTCTTTCTGAGCGGTCAGAAAGAAAGCTAGCAAAGAAAGAACCGCCGCGCAGATAAAGCTTAGGAGAAGAGCCGGGAAATCCCGAAAAGGCTTAACTCGCAATGAAGCCCAATTAGAAGCGTATGATAGTCATGCTCGGACAAGCGCCTTTTCTGGATTTCCCGGTAGCAGGAATCGCTTTACAGTGCACGGATTGAACAGCCAATTATCATTCTACTATGCAGTTAAGTATTGCGATTATTTGTGCCCCGCCACTATGCCGCGCCTCTTTCTAAGCGAAACGGGTTGAAACGCCGTTGTTCGAGCGTAACCTGTTTTCATTGATTGAGGAGCTTGAGGCGAGTTGCGGCGTTTCCCGTTTCGCGTCCCTGTGCTCCGAAGCGGTATCCGGCGGGGAACCTCTTTCTTTGGTTCTTTCTTTCTGGGTTCGCAGAAAGAAAGAACAGGTGAATTCGGTATCTCAGGAAGAGTTTTTAGAACTCCCCATAAACAGTTTTTGGAACCGCCCTAAAATTATAGGATAAAAGGGAAACTCTGTAAATAAAAAGGCCGCCGGGAAAATTCCGGCGGCTGCATGTATACGGCTGAAGAGATTATTTCAATAACGAGGTCACCCATGCGCGATTCTCCCATAACGCGCATCCGCCGCGGGTTTCCTTGAGGAGGTGATGGTTTTCGCGTATTTTGCGCAGAAAATCCGACGCGAGCGCCTCACGGAGCGGCATATCCTTCACATTGGTATCGGAGTAGGGCGCGAACGGGCATGGTTCCAGACGGCCTTCGGGGCTGATATGCACAAACCCGCGTCCCGATGCGAGACACCCGCCGAATAACTCCTCGTCCCCGGGGAAGCCGATAAACTGCGCGGGATAGGTTTCACCCCATTCGTTCAATAGTTCGCGGAGCCGGGATTTCTGCGGCTCGGTGAGAGTCAGGTCTTCTGTGCCCGGTTTCGACGGGACATATTCCACATAGATAAACACCCCGCAGCGCTTCGCGATCAGGCCCGATATGAAGCCGTGATTGGTGACCGTGTCGAAGTTTTCGCGGGTGACTGTAATCGATGACCCGTAGAAAATATTTTTCCTGCCGAGTCTGCCCATCACCCGGAGCACGTTATCGAATACGCCGTTACCCCTGCGGGCGTCGGTCTCGATCATACCCCCTTCGAGGCTGATGACCGGGATAAGGTTCTTCTGTCGGCCGAGGCGGGCGATAATGGTCTCGGACAGCAGGGTGCCGTTGGTAAACA belongs to Brevinematales bacterium and includes:
- a CDS encoding ribonuclease HII; the encoded protein is MKHPSKDVLLSFENELLRKGYSHIAGIDEAGRGPIAGPVVAACVLFKQPAFIEGVWDSKMVPAAERERLYDRILESCEAYGVGIIDNLIIDKINILEATKLAMRTALEQVIGSGKGAHYVLIDAVKLQTDIPVQAIIKGDSKSFSIGAASIIAKVTRDRLMARLHQEYPDYAWDRNKGYPTLLHRELVRKHGLTPYHRRSFRIL
- a CDS encoding radical SAM protein; the encoded protein is MADSITYEMKFNRTVRDFFRKVFTGNMSRLSNAWFFFKTWMNQRRSVYIREKWMKQGVQSPPFMIVSITANCNLACKGCYSHAQHRNKEKEMSAEKLTGVISEARDLGTSVILIAGGEPLVRPEILDITKKYPDIIFPMFTNGTLLSETIIARLGRQKNLIPVISLEGGMIETDARRGNGVFDNVLRVMGRLGRKNIFYGSSITVTRENFDTVTNHGFISGLIAKRCGVFIYVEYVPSKPGTEDLTLTEPQKSRLRELLNEWGETYPAQFIGFPGDEELFGGCLASGRGFVHISPEGRLEPCPFAPYSDTNVKDMPLREALASDFLRKIRENHHLLKETRGGCALWENRAWVTSLLK
- the rplS gene encoding 50S ribosomal protein L19, whose protein sequence is MSDEINKNEEAVNETPAAETPVAEAAPAQPAAPVVRKKNTLADVNALLLQEQNNKGRFPVFNIGDTVRVFVKIKEGQKERVQPYEGVVMALRHGGVQESFIVRRISQSVAIERIFPLHSPYLEKIEVVRRGRVRRAKLYYLRGRFGRAAKITEKVGVHNAKKAAADNSSEVKE
- the trmD gene encoding tRNA (guanosine(37)-N1)-methyltransferase TrmD, whose protein sequence is MRFYILTIFPEIVRGYWEQGILSKAADNGLLTVETIDLRDFSRNKYRKIDKPIYGAGRGMLFEAGPLSDAVDSVKSADPSVKTVFLTPSGKKFDNRVAKELAKENSLLLIAARYEGIDERFIRTKVDYEISVGDYVLTGGELPAMAVADAVSRFLPGAVKDESVSDESFENGLLEYGHYTEPVVFDGIEVPEVLRSGDHRAVAEYRFYESLKKTYFNRPDLFEKWMPELKASESGNKLTRLKKENNEWEKILKYIEKISKEWKNVGRNKQE
- a CDS encoding M23 family metallopeptidase — encoded protein: MPTPFKVLIFLASGLLLAFLTLTLITNSQHIVPSQAVSDSTDIEDILKDKCPVADGFDFPVGPPDAKGYYDAQPFGENYHLGEDWNGNGGGNSDLGDYVYSIADGIVVYAEDAQGGWGNVVRIVHNTGTAENPVYAESLYGHLKDIMVNRFDIVKRGQVIGTIGNLDGFYLAHLHFEIRTNMYLGNGLGYSMNKSGYVAPTEFIRAHRP